Genomic DNA from Candidatus Komeilibacteria bacterium CG_4_10_14_0_2_um_filter_37_10:
TCCGTTGTAGTTTTAATACTATTAACCATAATGCTGATCTATTGGCAGCGACGGGAATTAGTAATCAAGAATAATATTTATTTTTGGTTATCATTTTTTTCCGCATTTGTCTTATTAGTCATAAGCTTTTCTCGTAGTAATTGGCTAGCGGCAATAATAGTTTTACCGTTTATGCTTTTTGTATTTTATTATCAAAAACTACTTAGTTGGCAGCAATCAATAAAAGTTATATTAATAATTGGTAGTTCTTTGGCACTAGCTATCTTGTTTATATTTATTTGCAGTGGTTCCTGGCAAGGAAATGTTTTACAAAACCGCATTGATAATTTAACGGAAGAAGCTGCATCTTCTCGTTTAGCTCAACTTCAACCACTACTAGTGGCTATTAATAACCAGCCGTTTACTGGCTATGGTTTTGGTAAAATGCTAACATACCAGTCAGCTGATCCGAGAATTCAAAACAGTCAAAATCCTCAAGGTAATTACACGACTTCGGCCTTTGAATTAGGATACTTGGATATTTGGCTCAAAATTGGTTTAATTGGTTTAATATTCTATCTGGGCTATTTATACTCAATTTTGAAAAAAAACCTTTACCTGCCCGATATTTTGCAAAAAAAAGCTATCTATTCTTTAGCATTTAACTACGGTTTAATAGCTTTAATGATAATATCAATTTTTAGTCCCTACTTAAATCACCCTTTAGGCTTCGGCCTAATATTATTAGCCATCGTACCACATGATTAAAAACAGCAAAAAACTATCGATAATTGTAGTTACCCGCAATGCCGATAACTATTTATATGATTGTCTAAATTCAGTATTTGCTCAGGATTTAGAAAACACTGAATTTGATTTACTAATTATTGATAATTGTTCAAACGATGATACGATTAGAATTATTCAAGAAAATTATCCTCAAATAAAATTCATTCAGTTAAAAAACAATGTTGGTTTTAGTAAGGCTTATAATTTGGGTATTGCTTGGACAAAGGGTGAATATATTTTGTGTTTAAACCAAGACGTTGTTTTAGATAAAGAATATTGTTCCACTTTAATTGAATATTTGAATCAAAATGTCACAACAGCTGCAGTCACCGGTAAAATTTTGCGTTATGATTTTTTGCAGCATCAAACTGTAAATACTATTGATACTCTCGGCATCCAAGTAAAACATAATCATCAGTTTATCGATTTTGCTCAAGGACAAAATAATATTAGTGATTATAATCAAGTAGTAGAAATCTTTGGCGTTTCAGCTGCCGTGGCTATTTATCGACGCGTTGCCCTAGATCAGGTTAAAATAAATTATACTGGATATCAGGCCGAATATTTTGACGAAGACTTCTTTGCGTACAAAGAAGACATTGACTTAGCATATCGTTTACGATTGAATAATTGGCAATCATTCATGATACCAAACGCCATTGCTTACCACGCGCGAGCTAATAGGGGAGTAGTGGGTTTAACTGATCATCAAATAGGTCGTTTAGCATACAAAAAAAATCATTATTTAAACTATCTTTCTTATCGTAACCATTTGGCAGTGCTACTAAAAAATGAATTTTTGGTAAACTTAATTATTGATAGCCCCCAAATAATATGGTATGAGCTGAAAAAAATATTATTTATGAGCCTGACTAATAAATATTTTTGGCTAAAGCTTTTGCTAGCAATAAAATTTTATCGCCGCATCTGGAAAAAAAGAAAATTAGTAAAAAAAATGATCAAGGTTAACTATACTAATATTCGCCAATGGTATGTCTGAGTACAATATTAAACTATCTATCATCATCCTAAATTATAATACCCCTAAATTGGTAAAATATTTATTAACTAATTTTTTTGATCTGAAAAAAAATTTTAGCTATGAGGTGATAGTCATTAATAATGGGGAAAAGACCAAATTCTTGGAAGAAATACGTGCCTTTAGAAACAGTATAAAAGTTAGGGAGATACCCAATCATGGCTATGCAGCTGGTAATAATACTGGTATGCGCGCAGCTAGTGGCGAGTATGTTATGATTATGAATCCTGATTTATATTGGCATGATGGTGAAATTGAAAAAATGATTGATTATCTTGATCAACATACCGAGGTTGGCATTTTGGGTCCTAAATTAATATATCCTAGTCAAGAAGTGCAGTATTCTTGCTTACGCTATCCTGATTGGCACCTACCTTTTTATCGTCGCTCAAAATTAAGTCAAACAACAAGAGCACAAAAATGGTTGGATCATTATTTACTAAAAGATTATAATCACCAAACCGCGCGAGCAGTTGATTGGTTGTTCGGAGCTTGTTTATTAGTTCGTCAGCGGGCTATTGCGCAGGTTGGTTTATTAGATGAACAGTATTTTATGTATTTTGAAGATTTAGATTGGTGTCGACGCTTCAATAACGCCAGTTGGCAGGTGCACTATTTACCAACAGCGCAAGTCATTCATTTTCATCATCGTGATTCAGCAGATAAAATTGGTTTTTTTGGCTTCTTTACCAAATTAGGAAGAATTCATTTTTATAGTTGGCTTAAATATTTAAGAAAGTGGAACTTTTCTTGATTTTTTTGGGCAAAATGGTATGATAAATAAATAACAACAAGACCATGACTGATGAACAAAAAAATATTAATCCTTTTGAAGAATATACAATTCGTTGTCAGAAATTAGAAAAAATTAAGGAATTAAATATTGATCCTTACCCTAGTGAACGAATTGAGTATTTAAGCAACAATCAACTGGTTGCTAATTTTAATGAATATTTAGAACAGAAAAAAAGCGTCACCATAGTTGGTCGGCTTCGTAGTAAAAGATGGCATGGCGGTTCCTGTTTTGCTAATTTGGAAAATAATTGGCAACAAATCCAAATTTATTTTAAGAAAGACGAGGTTGGTAAAGCAGATTATGAAATTTTTGTCGATTTGCTAGACGTTGGTGATATTATTCAAATTTCCGGTGAACCTTTTTTGACGAAACGTGGTGAAAAAACTATTTTAGTAAAAAAATATCATTTACTTAATAAATCTTTATTACCGCTACCGGAAAAATGGCATGGTCTTAGTGATATTGAGACGAGATTTCGCCAACGTTATTTAGATTTAATAGCTAACAATGAAGTTAAAGATATCTTCTTAAAAAGACAAGCGATTATTAATTATTTAAGAAATTATTTAGATAACCAAAGTTTTATGGAAGTTGATACGCCAATTTTGCAATCGCTTGCTGGTGGTGCTATTGCTGAACCGTTTGTTACTCATCATCGAGCATTAGACATCGATTTGTTTTTACGGATTGCACCAGAAATATTTCTGAAGAAACTGATTATCGGCGGATTTACGAAAATTTATGAAGTAGCACGATGTTTTCGCAATGAAGGCATTGATCATGCTCACAATCCAGAGTTCACCCAAATTGAGTTATATTGGGCTTATCAGGATTATCTCGGTCTGATGGATTTTACTGAACAAATGATTAGTCAGCTAGTTTGGGAAATCAATGGTAGCTTTTTAGTTAACTACGACGGTCATGATTATAACTTCCAGCCACCTTGGCCACGTATTGATTATCGCGAAGAGTTGATTAAACGCTGCAAAGTTGATATTAATAATTACCCGACAGCCTATGAATTAAAACCCTTAGCAATAAAACTGGGTATTGCAGTAGCTGATGAATGGGGTAAAGGTAAAATTATAGACGAATTATATAAGAAGTATGTCCGTAATGAGATACCAGGACCGTTCTACATAGTTAATCACCCGATTGAATTATCACCGCTGGCTAAGAAAAATAAAAAGGAACCAAATTTTGTTGATCGTTTTCAGCTGGTAGTAGCGGGATTTGAGTTAGTTAATGCCTTTAGTGAATTAAATGATTCTTTTGATCAAGCTGAGAGATTTGTTGAACAACAACGACTGAAAGATGAAGGTGATCAAGAGGCAGTGCCGTATGACGCTGAATACGTTGAGGCGCTCAAATATGGATTACCACCAACTGCGGGTTTGGGTTTGGGAATTGATCGTTTAGTGCAAATTCTAACTAACCAACATAACATAAAAAATGTTATATTTTTTCCTACTTTAAAACCAAAATTGGAAGATAAAAAATAATATGTTAGATATCAATTTAATTCGGCAAAACATTCAAAATATTCAGAATAATTTAGCTCGACGTGATAGCTCTCGAGATTTTCATTTAGTTGATATTTGCAGCTTAGATGATCAGCGTCGATCATTAATTCAGCAGGTTGATGATTTTAAAAAACAACAAAATATTTTAGCTAAAGGCGGTAAGCCAACAGCTGAACAGGTAACCGAGGGAAAAGAATTACGTGATCAAGTTACACGAATAGCAGTGACATTAAAGGATACAGAACAAAAATTAGATTTGCTGATGAGTGAATTGCCCAATCTTATTGCTGATGATGTGGTAGCGGGTGGTAAAGAAAATAATATCATTGTTAAAACTAACTTAAAATTAACCAAATTTTCTTTTACACCCAAAGATCATGTAGCTTTAGCCACAGAATTAGGTCTTATTGATTATGCCCGAGCGGTGAAAATAGCTGGTAGTGGATTTTGGGCTTATGTTGGTCAGGGTGCAGTATTAGAATGGGCATTATTAAATTATTTTATTGATTTTCACCGACAAAATAATTATTGTTTCGTAATTCCACCTTTTCTATTGACGGAAAAATCCGCTTATACTTCCGGTCATTTACCTAAATTCAGAGATGATTTATTTTGGACTGAAGACAAGCTATGTCTCAATGCAACTAGCGAGATGATGCTGGGAAATTTTCACCGTGATGAGATTTTAGATGAACAAAAATTACCACTAAAATATTTTGCCTATTCTCCTTGTTTTCGTCGTGAAGCCGGTAGTTACCGAGCAGAGGAGAGAGGAATGATTCGCGGTCATCAGTTTAATAAAATTGAAATGTTTCAGTTGACAAAGCCAGAAGATTCTTGGTCAGCCTTTGATGAATTAGTTACTAATGCAGAAAAATTATTAATTGGTTTAGGATTGCATTTTAATACTGTTAAATTAGCCGCTGGTGATTGTAGCTCAGCCATGGCAAAAACTTATGATTTAGAAGTTTATCTACCAAGTATGCAGGGTTATAAAGAAGTTAGTAGTATATCTAATGCCCTGGACTATCAAGCTCGCCGTGGACATATTCGATTTAAACGTCATGGTAAGAGTGAGTATGTTCACACCTTAAATGCATCTGGTTTAGCTACCAGTCGCTTACTACCGGCGATTTTGGAACAATACCAGCAAGCTAATGGTTCAGTCATAGTTCCCGAGGTATTACAAAAGTATTGTGGCTTTAGTATC
This window encodes:
- the lysS gene encoding lysine--tRNA ligase; the protein is MTDEQKNINPFEEYTIRCQKLEKIKELNIDPYPSERIEYLSNNQLVANFNEYLEQKKSVTIVGRLRSKRWHGGSCFANLENNWQQIQIYFKKDEVGKADYEIFVDLLDVGDIIQISGEPFLTKRGEKTILVKKYHLLNKSLLPLPEKWHGLSDIETRFRQRYLDLIANNEVKDIFLKRQAIINYLRNYLDNQSFMEVDTPILQSLAGGAIAEPFVTHHRALDIDLFLRIAPEIFLKKLIIGGFTKIYEVARCFRNEGIDHAHNPEFTQIELYWAYQDYLGLMDFTEQMISQLVWEINGSFLVNYDGHDYNFQPPWPRIDYREELIKRCKVDINNYPTAYELKPLAIKLGIAVADEWGKGKIIDELYKKYVRNEIPGPFYIVNHPIELSPLAKKNKKEPNFVDRFQLVVAGFELVNAFSELNDSFDQAERFVEQQRLKDEGDQEAVPYDAEYVEALKYGLPPTAGLGLGIDRLVQILTNQHNIKNVIFFPTLKPKLEDKK
- a CDS encoding serine--tRNA ligase is translated as MLDINLIRQNIQNIQNNLARRDSSRDFHLVDICSLDDQRRSLIQQVDDFKKQQNILAKGGKPTAEQVTEGKELRDQVTRIAVTLKDTEQKLDLLMSELPNLIADDVVAGGKENNIIVKTNLKLTKFSFTPKDHVALATELGLIDYARAVKIAGSGFWAYVGQGAVLEWALLNYFIDFHRQNNYCFVIPPFLLTEKSAYTSGHLPKFRDDLFWTEDKLCLNATSEMMLGNFHRDEILDEQKLPLKYFAYSPCFRREAGSYRAEERGMIRGHQFNKIEMFQLTKPEDSWSAFDELVTNAEKLLIGLGLHFNTVKLAAGDCSSAMAKTYDLEVYLPSMQGYKEVSSISNALDYQARRGHIRFKRHGKSEYVHTLNASGLATSRLLPAILEQYQQANGSVIVPEVLQKYCGFSIIE